The Echinicola rosea genome has a segment encoding these proteins:
- a CDS encoding DUF6973 domain-containing protein, translated as MKMADFQHPSLDEMADLVSNIELNYPNVYSPSPEEADIIRAQFPGLTDEDIDKNLETIDAYYEQNMKYDIIQALMEKEKTSASSNASGYSGYAGTELCEKEFWIVFDRPRAASSVKDATNRAFEMTDELYPKPHHQNRADAFRHGVWSVLIAKYYGTKKDDINKGVNLAKEFGDAHEQCNKEEDGAPDYDLEMDYRNNWVGREHFANTAYYKKVGKWPFKRNALYAKSDDNYKNDIKAKTDKAIKVSKSREAVLATHPSMVYFMD; from the coding sequence ATGAAAATGGCTGACTTCCAACATCCATCGTTGGATGAAATGGCTGACTTAGTCAGTAATATTGAATTGAATTATCCAAATGTATACTCGCCAAGCCCAGAAGAGGCAGACATCATACGAGCACAGTTTCCGGGACTGACGGATGAAGATATCGACAAAAATCTCGAAACCATCGATGCATATTACGAACAGAATATGAAGTATGATATTATCCAAGCTCTTATGGAAAAAGAAAAAACTTCAGCCAGTTCCAATGCTTCAGGATATTCAGGATATGCAGGAACTGAGCTTTGTGAAAAAGAATTTTGGATAGTATTTGACAGGCCAAGAGCCGCCTCATCAGTAAAAGATGCCACTAATCGCGCTTTTGAAATGACAGATGAGTTATACCCCAAGCCACACCATCAAAATCGTGCGGATGCCTTCCGACATGGAGTATGGAGTGTGCTGATCGCCAAATACTATGGGACTAAGAAGGATGACATAAACAAGGGGGTTAATTTGGCAAAAGAGTTTGGAGACGCACACGAACAGTGTAACAAAGAAGAGGATGGTGCCCCCGATTACGACCTTGAAATGGACTACCGTAACAACTGGGTAGGGAGAGAGCATTTTGCCAATACTGCTTATTATAAAAAAGTAGGAAAGTGGCCGTTTAAGCGAAATGCACTTTATGCCAAGTCAGATGATAACTACAAAAATGACATTAAGGCTAAGACAGACAAGGCAATCAAAGTCAGTAAATCTAGGGAAGCAGTCTTGGCTACACACCCTTCCATGGTGTACTTTATGGACTAG